Sequence from the Orcinus orca chromosome 11, mOrcOrc1.1, whole genome shotgun sequence genome:
ctccctccctcccttccttccttcttcctttctttctttcctgtatcttttttccccagtgttCTATAGTTTTCCTATACCCTGCTTCGTAATTCTCAAAGCCACATTTTGACTGAAAAGTGTTCTACTAAAAGTAGAATTTCAGCAGTTTACATCTGAGTTTCTGTTCTATAGGATGCAGCTCTACCATTTAAATTggatgggaaagaaaacaaaatgccttTGGAAACCAACACGTCTCAGGATTGATTATCCAGGAAGGGGTGATGGGATTATGCATTATTATTACCTCTTCTCAGCACCCCCTGCTCTCTCCCTCATTTCTCCCTGCAAGGGATCCGAGGCCTGTTTGAGTTCCGCTTGCATCCACTCCTGGTTTCTTACCTCCTCGGCCACACTGGGAGCTGCTAAGAGGTCGTTTGCTGtgcctctttctccctccaaAGCCCCAGAGGACCTAGGACATCGGGCACAGGGCACAGTAACTGGTTGCCCGTCTCGATGGACCAGGCGGTGGCCGTGTTCTGTGGATTTGAAAGGCAGGTACTTGCCGTGACCTTCCTGCCCCCCGAGCAGAGGTGACCCCAGCGTGGGGAGAGCAGGTGCGGAGCCTGCCAGGAAGCCGCAGGCCGGCGGAGCGGGCTGCGTGCCATGCAGCCTCAGCTCTACCCGGGGACACGTCCAAAGGGCACTCTCCCTTATCTGCTCTGGCTGGAAGCAGGCAGGGCCAGGATGTCCAGTGATCTGTGCAAAGGCCAGTCCTCCGGCCGGAGGTCACGGTGTTGCCTCACTCCCCAGGGATCTCGTTTAGCTCTTCTTAACAGGAACACCGGGTGTTTCTCTACATAAATCTCAGGTATCCTTTAAAAGCAGCTGATAAGTAAAATGATAAGATCTCAAAACATTCTAACTCCCTGGATGTAATGACAGGGAGACTAACATTTAGTCAAAGATCAGTTCCTCCCGTTCTGGACACTCGTGGTTGGAAGGTAGAATATTTGCAGGACTAAGAGGCTGCTGTCCGTGTGTGTTTTCCTTGCAGCTCTGAGACTAAGACAGGCAGAGGAGGTGGTCACGGCCCCGTTGATAACACAGCCTCTGCCCGGCTATCAGATATCTGTTAGGCTGAACTCTGGTGACGGTGGTAAGTTAATGACCACACTTTGGAACCTTTTGTTCATGGTGGGAAATACCTTAAGCAACGCTTACACCTTTCTCTTACTTGCATTTGAAGAAATTCAATTGTGACACAGaataaaatatgatagaaaaaGTGCACAGATTCACAGCCTGATTCACACTAAGAGATGAGAAAGCCTTCGAAATCTTATGGGAGTTTAatgattctcttttctttttcattgtgtgCTATTGTCCATGTATTACCAGAATTCCAGGCATGAGAGGCGAATTTCCCAAAACTGTGTGAACTGGacccatttttcatttctaaagcaAGCCGAACCACCCCTTCATCTTTGCCCTTAAAGCTGCTGTTTACCTTCAGCTGGGCTGAAATGTGCAGTGTTTTACGCAAGCCCGGTCCACGCATTTGCTTTGGCAGCGTGTTCTCACTCGGTCCAAAGAGCCCAGCCTTCTGTGATCGCGGTGAGGGGGCAGCCGCCTCGCGCTGAGCCCTGCCGGTGGTTGGTGGCACGCACCTCCTCTGGTCCTGTCCGCGATGtgagccttgggcttccctgtgaCCATTTCAGAAGCTAAATGTCACCTTGTCGGCCCCGTTGGCGAGAAGGGACCCTATGAGGCTCAAGGGTGGACCTGGAGCGGGGCCTGGGGAAGGCAGGGATGGGAGGGGGGTTCAGGCAGGGGGGctggggcctggcacagaggcGGACAGCACAGGGAGGTCTGGATGAGGCGATGGCCCAGTGCCACTGGtcaccctgggggtgggggatggcgaCCAGGGCGAGATCCGGGGAGACGGCGTCACCAGGGCCCATGTCGAGCTAGGAGAACGGGCACAAGGCTGAGGGTCACAGGAAGTGGTTTCAGAGGCTTGAGCAAGAGCCTGAAGCCAGCCGTCACGGGAAGGACCGCTGTTTTGACTTTGTACCTGTGCGCATGTGCTCGGCTGCCCTAACAATGGGCCACTGACTGGGGCCCCTAAATAGCAggcatttacttctcacagtcctggaggcttgaagtccaagatcaaagtgtcggCGGCTTTGGGTTCCCCGAGGCCCCTCTGCTTGGCTTGCAGGCGGCGGCCTTCCCGCCGGGTCTTCACGTGGTCgcccctctgtgtgtgtgctcCCCGCTGTCTCTCTTTGTGTGTccaaatctcctcttcttataaggacaccagccagattggattagggccccctCTAAACACCTCATTTTAGTGGAATCACCTCTTTATTATCTCCAAAGGCaaccacattctgaggtcctaaGGGTTAGGACTCCCGCAGCGGAATCTGGGGGGACACCGTGCGGCCCGTAACAGTGCCCACGTGGAGAGCGTTCTTCTGTGTGTGAGTTGAAGCAGCCTAGCGCTGTCGGGGACTGAcatgttcagatttttttaactCCACGATGTATTTGTTATGGCGCACTCGTTCTTTAGGCATACCTACGTGACTCCCCCCACAGGTGCAAGGAGAACATATAATATTGCCTCCAGCGTGTGTGCCGACTGCCTGCCCGTCCCACTCCCCCCGGGCTCCCACCTGAGCCAGACTGGCCTGCGCATGCCTGGAAGTACCCGCATGCTTCCATCCTGGGGGCTTTTCACTTGCCGCTCCTTTTGCTGGAACATTCTACCCAAAATGTCCGTACAGCTCACTGCCTCATTCCTGCAGGTGTCTGCGCCCCTTTTCTGAGAGGTCCTCCCTGGCCGGTCATGTAGGGCAGTGtccttccccatcctcccccTGCAGACTGTCCAGACCTGTCCCCACCAGAAGGTGCATTCTGGGACAGCGGGGACTTTATGTGTGTCCTCTGCTGTTTTCGTCCACCTCGGATACGCAGTGTGTGCTCGACGGCGCATGAATGATTCCTGGCCTGCTCACCTCCGGCTCCTGAGACGTGTTCTTGTTTAGAGATCTTCATtttcttgggagttccctggtggtctagtgcctttcactgcaggggtctgggtttaatccctgctcgggaaactgagatcccgcaagctgctcggccaaaataaaagaaaaataataaagatttccattttcttaatgagCTTGTCAAGAGGCAAGCGGAGGTAAGGTGGCCAACAACGTTACTTTTTAGATTGTGAGTTCAGGAGTGTCTCTGCTgataaatgaggtttttgttcaAGGAAAACCAGTGTTCTGCTATGTCCACTTCACCCAtgacttctctctcctcccaggaACGTGGAGCCCGGCAGTGGGACCAGCTCCATCCGGTCGAGATGGTGGACACAGAGAGCCCGATCGGTCCCCTCTCCCCCCTCGAGGCTGATGATCTGGAAAGCCCACTCTCTGAAGAATTCCTACAAGAAATGGGAACCATTCAAGATATTTCTCAGTCCATTGGTGAGGACAGTTCTGGAAGCTTTAGTTTGACAGAATACCAGTATTTAGGAAGtggtccaggatcagatggctccGTTATTACAGGTAAGTGTGCTACTTCCTAGAAAGCTTTATCTGGAAACGTTTTTTTCCACAGAGAAAGTTGTTCTCTTTACCTGGAGAAGACACATCTCTCTGCATTAAAATCTTCAGATGCGTAAAGGCACGACACGCAGTGCCACTGGGCCTTGAAACTTTCCAGGCGTGCCTTGCATATCATAGTACgccttcttttttggtttttttggataaactctttattgaagtataatatgcACATAAGAGTGCGCACCATAAATGTGTAGCTCACTTGATTTCTCAcctgaaaatatactttttacaCTACGGAGTAATCTCTTGCATGTAACTTACCTGAGCAGCCTGTGTGTACTTTTTCACCGTGATGAGCAGCTCTGTGACACACCTCCCTGTGGGCAAATCTTTGAGTGCATCCTGGgtgactgattttcttttttaattttaattttttgtcccAGTTGGTTATTTATGTCAAATACGGTTACCTGGCAGGGacggatagttagggagtttgggattgacatgtacacacttctatattaaaaataaataaccggcttccctggtggcgcagtggttgagagtccgcctgccgatgcaggggacgcgggttcgtgcctggtccgggaagatcccacatgccatggagcggctgggcccatgagccatggccgctgagcctgcgcgtccggagcctgtgctccgcaacgggagaggccacaacagtgagaggcccgcgtaccgcaaaaaaaaaagaaagtccagctttttttttctttcatggattgtgcttttgtgtTGCCCACACggatttttattctatattctgATGCCATTTACTGAGTTAACAATTACAAAAGGGCTGGAAGCGAGGACGCAAAGAAAGCAATGAATTCTGTGTAGGATACGTCGATTTTTGGCAACTAAGAATAATAAAGCTGCCGCAAGGACCTCTGCTAAGTCCTGAATGGCGGGTTTTTCCTCCAGTTCCGGGGCTTGTCACTATACTTGTAGTGTATAGTTATACCACCCCCTAGATTGTCTAATTGTTGACTATATTGTGCAGTGTTAAATACACTGCACCCTTAAAGCTGTCTGTCCATTTTATCTTTGTGTCAAAAATCTGAGCATGTCgcaggagcaactaagcccgtcagccacaactactgagcccacgtactgcaactaccaaagcccatgtgcctagagcccgtgctccgcaacaagagaagccaccgccatgagagaagccctcgcaccgcaacgaagagtagcccccgctcaccgcaactagagaaagcctgcacgcagcaacaagacccaacgcggccaaaaataaataaataaatttattaaaaaaaaaaaatctgagcacGTGGCTAGCATATACTTGAGCTCATTGTTGGTGAcgtttaaatgttaataaaatagtatcccccgcccccgcccaaaaaagaaaggaataaagctgctgtaaccATTTGTGTGAACAAGGCTACTTGCAAAGTGGCCTCTTCTGCAGGGCCATGGTTTagtccattttgttttgttttttatggatTAAAAAGTAAAGCTGTTTCTCAGTTGGGGAGCCCCTTGGGTGGGAGCTGCGGGGATGCCGGCGACGTGGTCACTGTGGGAGCACAGAGGGTGTGCAAGGGCCAGGCCAGGGTGGATGCAGCATgggagccctgcccaccagctgaTGCCTCCCCACTAAATGCCTCACCCATGAACTCAGGTCCTCAGAAAGCTGGTTTCGACATCGGACGGCAAGGCTGTGAATATTCGTAAATCTTCCCCTTGTGTTCCTAGACACCCTCTCACCAGCCTCGAGTCCCTCGTCCATCTCTTACCCTGTGGTTCCTGGCAGCGCCGAGGAATCGTCCAGTGTAGCACTGAACATCGAGTGTAGAATCTGTGGGGACAAAGCCTCGGGCTACCATTACGGAGTTCACGCATGTGAAGGCTGCAAGGTACGGTGGACCCTGGATGGGGAGAAAGGTGGCCTTTCGGGGACTACGTGtggttccttttattttatacacaaatgTTTGTCACTACTAAGAAAGTTCTGCTCAAGTTGTAGATCAGAAACTGACCCACGTAAcacattcctttctctctttggaCAGTCTATGGCATATTGCTGGGCTATTCTTTGTAAGTGACGTAGAGAGTGTGTTCTTTAACAGAAAATAAACCACATTAAAGATGCTCCCTTCATTTGGATGCGAGGTCAGAGAGTTTTGTCCActttctctctccaccctcaTCAGAAGGTCACGGAGGGCAAGGGTTCTCACGACCGTCAGAGATGTCAGGATCCTGCAGCACGTGCTGGGCGACGACCAGCCCCGCGGCTGTGTCCTCCCCAGCAGCCCCTTCCTGCACGCCGGGGGCCTGTCCACCCGAACCACGAGCACCCTTGTGTATATCCTTATTCTTGTGCCAGCTCAGCTGGACCTCTAACCAGAGGTGACCCAGAACCCGCGGTGCAGGGGGTCAGGCCGTGTCCTCCAGCAGAACTACGGAAGGATGACcggaaagcaaagaggaaagagcCCAGTGTAAATACAAACCCTTCACAATTTGCCAGCCACATACCTTGAAAAAAACTACTTGCAAAGTGGCCTTTTCTGCAGGGCCATGGTTAGTCACcttggtttactttttttttttatgaactaAATAGTAAAGTTGGTTCTTTACTAAAGTAAagtttaagatatttttatttgtttgtgttttgtttttgttttgttttggttgtgcCTTAGCACGCGGCAcacgtgatcttagttcccccaccagggatggaacccatgccccctgcagtggaagcgctaagtcctaaccactggactgccagagaagtccctaagacacttttataaagagaaaattatttacaaCCAGCTGGCTTCCTTTTATTATATAATCTTTGTCCTTTAGAGAGTTAATATTCTCTTACAAAAATTCTTAGAACTTTTTAGTCACAAATATGGATCTGTCCTCAGAAGAGAAAGTCACATTTGTATAAATCTTAGCAAGGCAGAGTCACTCTTCAGGAGACTGTGATTGTGTCTTCCCAGGCCAGGTGAGGACGTGTTGAAATTACTTTGACTTTTgcctcattttattgtttttcattttacatgtaaTGAAATTTCCAATTTGCCCCAATTACATCAGACTTTCTAGATAAACTGTTTCTCTACATTTcgttcattttaaaaaagacaataggggcttccctggtggcgcagtggttgagagtccgcctgccgatgcaggggacacgggttcgtgccctggtctgggaagatcccacatgccgcggagcggctgggcccgtgagccatggccgctgagcctgcgcgtccggaacctgtgctccacaacgggagaggccgcagcagtgagaggcccgcgtaccgcaaaaaaaaaaaaaaaaaagacaataaatgagCAACAGGAAACGTGAATAAAGGAATGACGCTGATTCCTCAGTGGCCCATATTCTTTAATAAACTGTATCTCAATCCGCAGGGTTTCTTTCGGAGAACTATTCGGCTAAAGCTGGCATATGACACATGTGACCGTAGCTGCAAGATTCAGAAAAAGAACCGGAATAAGTGCCAGTATTGTCGTTTTCATAAGTGCCTTTCAGTTGGGATGTCCCATAATGGTAGGTAAGGTTGTCTATCGCATTTTCCCCACCCATGCCTCAGTTTACCCCCCCTTATCGGGTCGGAACAGACTCTATTTTGAATGAATGTGCTGCAGCATTTAATGCTCGGGTCATTTTGTAACATGATAGCCTAAGAAAAATAAGCCTCGAATAACAGAGATCCAGTAGAACCCTTGGAAATACTGTTAGAAACTTCAGATGGTACAACTTTGATACAAGATTTTGAAACCCATTGGAAACCACTGGGATGTCTTGATGTTCATATCATATGTATGAAGCATGTGCCATTGCAAACATGTGACCATGTTATGAATTTAATTATATTCAATcctactcttattttttttttttgttttggccgtgcTGCTCGGCtctcgggatcttagttccccgaccagggattgaacctgggtcccccgcagtggaagctcggagtcctaaccactggaccaccagggcagtccccatACTCTTATTTTAGAATCTGCCAATTACTACAGGAAAGTGAATTTCAAATAATGTGTTCATAAGAGTTGCATGTCTACCTTCTGGTAAAAGGAAAAGGTACTGTGTTAACGCCTTCTAAGGCTCACTTCCATCTCCTTAACCGAAAGGCTCAATTATGTACCTAACGACATGAAGTGACCTTAAGCCCATCCTACTGATAAAGTGAGTCATGGTGCCACCTTTAAtttcaagctttttaaaaagtccagGACATATGGGGTTTGAGGTTTATTTTCATCTCTCCAAGGGAGAAAGCTGAATAGCGCTGAGAAGTGGATGGTAACTTACCCATGCATGTTTGCTCACAGTCTAACCCGTGGTGTGAACCTTTCGTCCAGCCATTAGTCCTCGTGCCGTGTTTTGTTGTtcatttctctgtgttttctgttCTTCCGTTTCTCCCCTCCGACCCCCAGCGATTCGTTTTGGACGAATGCCAAGATCGGAAAAAGCAAAATTGAAAGCAGAAATCCTTACATGTGAACATGACctagaaaaaaattctgaaaccGCAGATCTCAAATCTCTCGCTAAGAGGATTTACGAGGCCTACTTGAAGAACTTCAACATGAACAAGGTTAAGGCCCGGGTCATCCTCGCGGGAAAGGCCAGCAACAATCCGGTAGGTGGCTTTGCCGCTGGTTATTATCGTCTGAAGTGCTTCTTGGGCAACACGTCAGCTAGAGTCGAGGAGGAGGATTGAGGAAGTATGTCCTAAATGCTGAGAAAATCATATGTATCCCCAGCGCAAATGGGAGACAATGCAATGGAAACATTTCCTTCAGAGACTATAAAACGTAGCCCAGCAGCAACTCCCATCCCATTTGATCCACCTCAGAGCTCCTAGCAACCAAGTTCTTCTAATGACTCTGTAATTAATGCACTCAAAGTCTGGTTAATAGTTTACCAGATTCTAGGGTTGCTTCTTAAGTGATTTTGTTTTAATCCCTATTTTAATGCCAGAAAATGAAACTATTCCCTTCCCACTCAAAGTGTGCTCTCACATCCTTTCCCCTAAAACTACCTTCTCCTCTCCGACCTCCCCCTTCCTACCCCCTGCCCACCTTCTTTTTCTCCAATGAGAAGGAAATGACATCTCGGGGCTTAGAAAGGGTCCTTTGTTTACAGAAACTTTATTGTCTTTTGGGACAGTTCTGGACCTTCTCGGTAGCAACTAAGATTGCCCCTTGTGGACGCCTACACTTCGCCTCTCCTGCCTGATTCCACCCTGTACCCACCCCACAGTTAGCTAAGCCTCTGTCTCCATTACAGGCCTAATCTCAGAGCTACCTTCAAAGAGGGGGATGGCCCAAGGTTGGCGAATGAAGACGTTTTGCCTTTCTCCTATGAGAGTGGTGAAACAGGTTTCATTTGTCCTAATGAGTAGCTTG
This genomic interval carries:
- the PPARA gene encoding peroxisome proliferator-activated receptor alpha; the protein is MVDTESPIGPLSPLEADDLESPLSEEFLQEMGTIQDISQSIGEDSSGSFSLTEYQYLGSGPGSDGSVITDTLSPASSPSSISYPVVPGSAEESSSVALNIECRICGDKASGYHYGVHACEGCKGFFRRTIRLKLAYDTCDRSCKIQKKNRNKCQYCRFHKCLSVGMSHNAIRFGRMPRSEKAKLKAEILTCEHDLEKNSETADLKSLAKRIYEAYLKNFNMNKVKARVILAGKASNNPPFVIHDMETLCMAEKTLVAKLVANGIQNKEAEVRIFHCCQCTSVETVTELTEFAKSIPGFANLDLNDQVTLLKYGVYEAIFAMLSSVMNKDGMLVAYGNGFITREFLKSLRKPFCDIMEPKFDFAMKFNALELDDSDIALFVAAIICCGDRPGLLNVGHIEKMQEGIVHVLKLHLQSNHPDDVFLFPKLLQKMADLRQLVTEHAQLVQVIKKTESDAALHPLLQEIYRDMY